One segment of Acidianus sp. HS-5 DNA contains the following:
- a CDS encoding AAA-associated domain-containing protein, whose product MHIIDPAARVADLIGLLSTLQVNFGGKTDLYMLEKEMEVDLDDLMPIVYTASYLGFVTVGEGDIIITDKGMEFVNANIRKRKEILRESLVKVEPFITAIELKTFSLESLKETLEKKGIFVYNTPEGDYDLQMTLTEWGVYSGLISRYDDNMYKTNYEKA is encoded by the coding sequence ATGCATATTATAGATCCCGCGGCCAGAGTTGCAGATTTAATAGGTCTATTATCAACACTACAAGTTAACTTTGGCGGAAAAACTGACCTGTATATGTTAGAAAAAGAAATGGAAGTAGATTTAGACGATTTAATGCCAATAGTTTACACAGCAAGTTACTTGGGTTTTGTTACTGTAGGAGAAGGAGATATAATAATAACTGATAAAGGAATGGAATTCGTAAATGCCAATATCAGGAAACGTAAAGAAATTTTAAGGGAGAGTCTAGTAAAAGTTGAACCTTTTATAACCGCAATTGAGTTAAAAACGTTTTCTCTAGAATCACTAAAAGAGACTCTAGAGAAAAAAGGGATTTTTGTTTATAATACTCCAGAAGGGGACTACGACCTTCAAATGACGTTAACTGAATGGGGAGTGTACTCTGGATTAATATCTAGATATGACGATAATATGTACAAGACAAATTACGAAAAGGCGTAA
- a CDS encoding VIT1/CCC1 transporter family protein, translated as MEREIKEPVKHYTNEADTFRTKVFGIQDGLIGIGSIAIGAAGFSQDPLLVVITGLIATIGQAFSMGIGEYISTRVRMQVIENEIKKEKYEIDNFPEKERDELIGFYIKKGLSREESEKIADIFMKNKDTVLREMMLNELKITPEEFENPVKLGFLMSLYLIIGGILPLLPFISLLFIRIPFYASLLSSMLIMLASLGVFGSMATKYTGLSKHRGAFEQIGTGLIALIGSYTAGLILSHFIALPPGLGY; from the coding sequence ATGGAAAGAGAAATAAAGGAACCAGTGAAACATTATACCAATGAGGCGGACACGTTCAGAACAAAAGTATTCGGAATTCAAGATGGGTTAATAGGAATAGGTAGCATAGCTATAGGTGCTGCTGGATTCTCACAAGATCCTCTCTTAGTAGTAATCACAGGATTAATAGCTACTATAGGACAAGCTTTCTCGATGGGAATAGGAGAATATATCTCAACGAGAGTGAGAATGCAAGTAATAGAGAACGAAATAAAGAAGGAAAAATACGAAATAGACAATTTCCCTGAAAAGGAGAGGGATGAATTAATAGGCTTTTACATAAAAAAGGGACTTAGCAGAGAAGAATCTGAAAAAATAGCTGATATTTTCATGAAAAATAAAGATACTGTATTGAGAGAAATGATGCTTAATGAGTTAAAGATTACACCAGAAGAATTCGAGAATCCAGTAAAATTAGGGTTCCTTATGAGCTTGTACTTAATAATTGGAGGTATTCTACCATTGTTACCTTTTATATCCTTGCTATTCATTAGAATTCCATTTTACGCTTCACTTTTATCATCAATGCTGATAATGTTAGCTTCCTTAGGAGTTTTCGGAAGTATGGCTACGAAGTATACTGGATTAAGCAAACATAGAGGGGCATTTGAACAAATAGGAACAGGACTAATAGCGCTAATAGGAAGTTACACAGCGGGTTTAATATTATCTCACTTTATAGCATTACCTCCTGGATTAGGCTACTGA
- a CDS encoding MBL fold metallo-hydrolase, producing MEIQPLAFESLGVRSQATFIETKDVRILVDPAVSLAPRRYGLPPHQKEVDRLTELAKVITEKAKEADVIIVTHYHYDHHDPGFIIPKEIYKNKKVFIKDPKENINLSQKRVRAPKFLNSIHGLPESIESAEGKEIQIGSTKIIFSQAVPHGADERLGYVVQVAVKDGDQAALITSDIEGAPRNMHLEFTLKVKPNVIIIDGPLSYLLGYALKQEDLDNSIKNLERVVKEGAETMIVDHHVLRDLNYKTVLSNVYEIARSVNAKVITAAEFLNTDPLILEARRRELFKEENKPARIPRNLAQLLTSGGQ from the coding sequence ATGGAAATTCAGCCGTTAGCTTTTGAAAGCTTAGGAGTAAGGTCACAGGCTACTTTTATAGAAACTAAAGATGTCAGGATATTAGTGGATCCTGCAGTTTCTTTAGCTCCTAGACGTTACGGTTTACCTCCTCATCAAAAAGAGGTCGATAGGCTTACCGAGCTCGCTAAGGTAATAACTGAGAAAGCTAAGGAGGCAGACGTTATTATAGTGACTCATTATCATTACGATCATCACGACCCTGGGTTTATAATTCCTAAAGAGATATATAAAAACAAAAAAGTATTCATTAAAGATCCTAAAGAGAATATAAATCTAAGCCAGAAAAGAGTTAGGGCACCAAAATTTCTTAATTCAATTCATGGCTTGCCAGAAAGTATAGAGAGTGCTGAAGGGAAGGAAATACAAATAGGATCTACAAAGATAATATTTTCTCAAGCAGTTCCTCACGGTGCTGACGAGAGGCTAGGTTACGTAGTTCAAGTTGCTGTAAAAGATGGAGATCAAGCAGCTCTAATTACTTCTGATATAGAAGGTGCACCTAGAAATATGCATCTAGAATTTACTTTGAAAGTAAAACCTAATGTTATAATAATAGATGGTCCTTTAAGTTACCTCTTAGGTTATGCGTTAAAGCAGGAAGATTTAGATAATTCGATAAAGAATCTTGAAAGAGTAGTTAAAGAAGGTGCAGAAACTATGATAGTAGATCATCACGTTCTAAGGGATTTAAATTACAAGACTGTTCTATCTAATGTCTATGAGATAGCTAGGAGTGTTAATGCCAAAGTAATAACTGCCGCAGAATTCCTAAATACTGATCCTCTTATTTTAGAAGCAAGAAGGAGGGAATTATTCAAAGAGGAAAATAAACCGGCTAGAATTCCAAGGAATTTAGCTCAGTTGCTAACTTCAGGGGGTCAGTAG
- a CDS encoding DEAD/DEAH box helicase family protein: protein MVRLSYYKGLIVSDYYAPGLKWNDDFKKYIGFAYKYRDVLEYFKNEGVEIQDEVLNTLPFPVVEDKLTLRDYQAKALFFWNRARRRGIVVLPTGAGKTSIGIKAIAKVKASTIIIVPTIDLLDQWYDNIQEFLNYSPGRVGGGYDELKAITVITYDSAYTRVEEIGNKFAFVIFDEVHHLPSEGYSQMAQMLASPYRLGLTATPEREDSKHRLLPDLVGPIVFRLKTSDLAGKYLAEFEIRKIYVSLTDEEKNRYDELRRKLKEFLASKKMRLDSLYSFHRFVKLASRDQEAREALLAWHNALRIAVNSRAKIEKLRELLNEYDNEKNKIIIFTRDVEMAYSISREFLIPVVTYKTSKDERSEILRKFKEGKYSVIVASSVFDEGVDVPDANIGILLGGYGTSRQMLQRLGRILRKKEENNKALLIEIITKGTSDYNLSKRRHRATV, encoded by the coding sequence GTGGTAAGATTATCGTATTATAAAGGACTTATAGTCTCAGATTATTACGCACCAGGGTTAAAGTGGAACGACGATTTCAAAAAATACATAGGCTTTGCTTATAAATACAGAGACGTGTTAGAATACTTTAAAAATGAAGGAGTAGAAATTCAAGACGAAGTGTTAAATACATTACCTTTTCCAGTAGTAGAAGATAAGTTGACACTTAGAGATTATCAAGCTAAGGCACTATTCTTCTGGAATAGAGCCAGAAGGAGAGGAATAGTGGTTCTCCCAACGGGAGCGGGAAAAACGTCTATAGGAATAAAAGCAATAGCAAAAGTAAAAGCTTCAACGATAATTATCGTGCCTACAATAGATTTGCTTGACCAATGGTATGATAATATACAAGAATTCTTGAATTATTCTCCTGGAAGAGTAGGAGGAGGTTATGACGAATTAAAAGCAATAACAGTGATTACTTACGATTCTGCATATACTAGAGTAGAGGAAATAGGAAATAAGTTTGCATTTGTAATATTTGATGAGGTACACCATTTACCTTCAGAAGGATATTCCCAAATGGCACAAATGTTAGCCTCTCCTTATAGACTTGGGTTAACTGCTACTCCAGAAAGAGAAGATAGTAAGCATAGGTTATTGCCAGATTTAGTAGGGCCTATAGTATTTAGATTAAAGACTTCAGATTTAGCAGGAAAATACCTAGCTGAATTTGAAATAAGAAAAATTTACGTTTCATTAACGGATGAGGAGAAAAATAGATACGATGAGCTTAGGAGGAAACTTAAGGAATTTTTAGCATCTAAAAAAATGAGATTAGACAGTCTATATTCTTTTCACAGATTTGTGAAATTAGCCAGCAGAGATCAAGAAGCTAGAGAGGCACTTTTAGCGTGGCATAACGCCTTAAGAATTGCAGTAAATTCTAGAGCTAAAATTGAGAAATTAAGAGAATTATTAAATGAATATGATAATGAGAAAAATAAAATTATTATATTTACCAGAGACGTAGAAATGGCTTACAGTATATCGAGAGAGTTTCTCATTCCAGTTGTAACTTACAAAACATCAAAAGATGAAAGGAGTGAGATACTAAGGAAATTTAAGGAAGGAAAATATAGTGTTATAGTAGCGTCAAGTGTATTTGATGAAGGAGTTGATGTCCCAGACGCAAACATAGGAATACTTTTAGGAGGATATGGCACTTCTAGACAAATGCTACAGAGGTTGGGAAGGATATTAAGAAAAAAAGAGGAAAATAATAAAGCCTTACTTATTGAAATAATAACAAAGGGTACTTCAGACTACAACTTAAGTAAGAGGAGGCATCGTGCTACCGTCTGA
- a CDS encoding DUF790 family protein gives MLPSELARYKIQGNKVIPLFATEDDEELASNIIEMFKEGKKLGDILEEVKILEKAYGTLCKVKLIRGFYKEMLRLCSLSEDSPIDPRIIRREVFSYGPITSEEERDEILKKVEENLKVDVEKYLFSDMEEEKTISSVNKVSPISLIKMYNLSLLQTLLFKSYKMTVQIEGNWKEIIKRIKWLGLMYYAYPNPVRIDIIGPATLLKMTEKYGRNMAVILPYVVSSKYWKINAELVLGKKIRRTFLLTVEKFDLIDSFTREDEKKFDSSVEERFYSDFRKVIKDWKILREPEALVVNGRLFLPDFLVEKNPFKIYVEIVGFWTKEYIREKLEKLRNFREGEILILLNQELNKEDFSDFNVIKYKNKVDITLVYRWLKEYERKNSKNVKLTFNLDGDVVSLKDLSNKLNVSEEIIRNNFRDEKYVLTGNYFIKKDFLDKLKEENFENKKLSELIKIYGDYITEVLEYIGYKFKWLGITDAVVKK, from the coding sequence GTGCTACCGTCTGAGCTGGCTAGATATAAAATTCAAGGAAATAAGGTCATTCCGTTATTTGCTACTGAAGATGATGAAGAATTAGCAAGTAATATAATCGAAATGTTTAAGGAAGGCAAAAAACTTGGAGATATACTTGAGGAAGTAAAAATCTTAGAAAAGGCATACGGAACGCTCTGTAAGGTTAAATTAATTAGAGGATTCTACAAGGAAATGCTCAGGCTTTGTTCACTTAGTGAAGATTCTCCCATAGATCCTAGAATTATCAGGAGGGAGGTTTTTTCTTATGGACCTATAACTTCTGAGGAAGAAAGAGATGAAATCCTTAAGAAAGTTGAAGAGAATCTCAAGGTGGACGTTGAGAAGTACTTATTTTCAGACATGGAGGAAGAGAAGACTATAAGCAGTGTAAATAAAGTTTCTCCAATTTCTCTTATAAAGATGTATAATTTATCATTGCTTCAAACGTTACTTTTTAAGAGTTACAAAATGACTGTACAGATAGAAGGAAATTGGAAGGAAATTATTAAGAGAATCAAATGGCTAGGTTTAATGTATTATGCTTATCCTAATCCCGTTAGAATAGACATCATAGGCCCTGCAACTCTGCTCAAAATGACTGAAAAGTACGGGAGAAATATGGCAGTCATTTTACCTTATGTAGTTTCATCAAAATACTGGAAGATTAATGCAGAACTAGTGCTTGGCAAAAAGATAAGGAGGACTTTTCTTTTAACCGTGGAGAAATTCGATTTAATAGATTCCTTTACTAGAGAGGATGAGAAAAAGTTCGACAGTAGTGTTGAGGAAAGATTCTATAGTGATTTCCGAAAAGTTATAAAAGATTGGAAAATTCTTAGAGAGCCTGAAGCTTTAGTAGTAAACGGAAGATTATTTCTTCCAGACTTCCTCGTTGAGAAGAATCCTTTTAAGATTTACGTTGAAATAGTAGGCTTCTGGACTAAAGAGTATATAAGGGAGAAACTCGAAAAATTGAGAAATTTTAGAGAAGGAGAAATTTTAATTCTCTTAAATCAAGAATTAAATAAGGAAGATTTCTCAGATTTTAATGTTATAAAATATAAAAATAAGGTAGATATAACTTTAGTTTATAGATGGCTAAAGGAATATGAAAGAAAGAACTCCAAGAACGTCAAGCTAACTTTTAATCTTGATGGAGACGTAGTTTCACTAAAAGATCTATCGAACAAACTTAACGTAAGTGAAGAGATTATAAGAAATAATTTTAGAGATGAAAAATATGTATTGACTGGAAATTATTTTATTAAAAAAGACTTTCTTGACAAGCTTAAAGAAGAGAATTTTGAGAATAAAAAACTCAGTGAACTAATAAAAATATATGGCGATTATATTACAGAGGTTCTAGAATATATAGGATATAAATTTAAATGGCTAGGTATAACAGATGCTGTCGTTAAAAAATGA
- a CDS encoding HAD family phosphatase produces MKAAILDLDGTLVTTVKVHRMAWELALKDLGITISVDLDKLMGRKTEEIAKLLANDRWKELYEKKNTYFDDLVKIHAKPTPCAIDLINKLRKEKIKMAVVTSSLRRSALESLKVLNFEPDILITGDDVKKGKPDPEPVMKALFLLGEEPQKIFGIGDTLQDVIAYYNSGIREIYLIRGDLKIDYEEASKKYNAKIVDSLCCITH; encoded by the coding sequence ATGAAGGCAGCAATATTAGATCTTGATGGAACTCTAGTTACTACAGTGAAAGTTCATAGAATGGCATGGGAACTAGCATTAAAGGACCTCGGAATAACTATATCCGTGGATCTGGACAAACTAATGGGTAGAAAAACTGAAGAAATTGCAAAATTATTGGCAAATGATAGATGGAAGGAATTATATGAGAAGAAAAATACTTATTTTGACGATCTGGTTAAAATCCATGCTAAACCCACTCCTTGTGCAATAGACCTAATTAACAAGTTAAGGAAAGAAAAAATAAAGATGGCTGTAGTAACTTCCTCTCTAAGGAGATCTGCATTAGAATCTTTAAAAGTACTGAATTTTGAACCAGATATACTTATTACAGGTGATGATGTGAAGAAAGGTAAACCAGATCCAGAGCCTGTAATGAAGGCCCTATTCCTCTTAGGAGAAGAGCCTCAAAAAATATTTGGCATAGGCGATACTTTACAAGACGTTATAGCTTATTATAATTCTGGAATACGAGAAATCTACTTAATCAGAGGAGATTTAAAAATAGACTATGAAGAGGCGTCAAAGAAATATAATGCTAAAATAGTGGACAGCTTGTGCTGCATAACTCACTGA
- a CDS encoding radical SAM protein → MHYQIVLSSDRGSFTDYGGSSVLGYVACMPSRLVPRIFMNKFFTPKVHAKGENVEYAPYALRKVEAILSNSGFSVTVVPPEKVDKYVKDVKILGISVHDPFGLNPVSAKLSFIFGGGPTWTAQFFSEFGEKVSRLKERYKFKVIAGGPGAWELSLRKPDWVDVVYLGEAEVDLPIVAKKIIDGQDVSPIVKGRNAKLEEIPPIKNPARLGEVQITRGCPRGCKFCSITPETFRSIPLEHIKKEVEINMKGGWKRVEFITDDVMLYGSSKLRTNHDAIVKLFTEVMNMGVDGIWFPHISAPAVRESPKTAKAISEIARYDVDRAAAPVVGLETGSIKILEKYMTAKAFPWTPREWGDVILDATAIMNDNYIYPCYTMTIGYPEEDENDVNDSIELVESIIDHKFTAWIFPLPVIPISTTYISKNPYPKPETLPSNYWDLLYIAWHYDLKVTRDLIPILTGGIRNKVAKKLVKMMIDKIFSNIDYIFLQLKNTKGEFSKTFSQINLNNTLGAIKAIYWLIRVAAKPQ, encoded by the coding sequence ATGCACTATCAGATTGTATTATCATCTGATAGGGGCTCCTTCACTGACTATGGAGGTTCAAGTGTTTTAGGATATGTTGCGTGCATGCCTTCTAGGCTAGTTCCAAGGATATTTATGAATAAATTTTTCACGCCTAAAGTGCATGCAAAGGGTGAAAATGTAGAATATGCACCATATGCTTTAAGAAAAGTCGAAGCTATATTGTCTAATTCTGGATTTTCCGTAACAGTAGTTCCTCCTGAGAAGGTTGATAAATACGTGAAAGATGTCAAAATTCTAGGGATAAGTGTTCACGATCCTTTTGGTCTAAATCCGGTAAGCGCTAAACTTAGCTTCATTTTCGGTGGCGGACCCACATGGACTGCACAGTTTTTCTCAGAATTTGGAGAGAAAGTTTCTAGACTAAAGGAAAGATATAAATTCAAAGTAATAGCCGGAGGTCCAGGTGCGTGGGAATTAAGCTTAAGAAAACCAGACTGGGTTGACGTAGTATATTTAGGCGAAGCGGAAGTAGATTTACCTATAGTAGCTAAGAAGATTATTGATGGTCAAGACGTTTCGCCTATAGTTAAAGGCAGGAATGCTAAGTTAGAAGAAATTCCTCCTATAAAAAACCCCGCAAGATTAGGTGAAGTCCAAATAACCAGAGGATGTCCTAGAGGGTGTAAATTCTGTTCTATAACTCCAGAAACTTTCCGTTCTATTCCTTTAGAGCATATCAAGAAAGAAGTCGAAATTAATATGAAGGGAGGATGGAAGAGAGTAGAATTTATAACAGACGACGTGATGCTTTATGGTTCATCGAAATTAAGAACAAACCACGATGCAATAGTTAAGTTGTTTACCGAAGTGATGAACATGGGAGTTGACGGAATATGGTTCCCTCATATTTCGGCGCCAGCAGTTAGGGAAAGCCCTAAGACGGCTAAGGCAATTTCTGAAATTGCAAGATACGACGTAGATAGGGCTGCAGCACCAGTAGTTGGACTCGAGACAGGAAGCATAAAAATCTTGGAAAAATACATGACTGCGAAGGCGTTCCCTTGGACTCCTAGAGAGTGGGGAGATGTAATTTTAGATGCTACTGCAATAATGAACGATAATTACATTTATCCTTGTTATACAATGACGATAGGATATCCTGAGGAAGATGAAAACGATGTGAATGATAGTATAGAACTAGTAGAAAGTATTATAGATCATAAATTTACTGCATGGATATTTCCTCTGCCCGTAATACCGATTTCCACAACGTATATTAGTAAGAATCCTTATCCGAAGCCTGAAACATTACCTTCTAATTATTGGGATTTATTATATATAGCATGGCATTATGATCTTAAGGTTACTAGGGATTTGATACCTATCCTAACTGGAGGAATAAGGAACAAGGTAGCAAAGAAGCTTGTAAAAATGATGATAGATAAAATATTCTCTAATATAGATTACATCTTCCTTCAACTAAAGAATACTAAAGGAGAATTCTCTAAGACTTTCTCGCAAATAAATCTCAATAATACTTTAGGTGCCATAAAGGCAATATATTGGCTCATTAGGGTAGCTGCAAAACCTCAGTGA
- the sul7d gene encoding Sul7d family chromatin protein, whose protein sequence is MATKVKFKYKGEEKEVDISKVKKVWRVGKMISFTYDDNGKTGRGAVSEKDAPKELLDKLEKK, encoded by the coding sequence ATGGCTACTAAAGTAAAGTTCAAGTATAAGGGAGAGGAGAAGGAAGTAGATATATCAAAAGTAAAGAAAGTATGGAGAGTAGGAAAGATGATATCCTTTACCTACGACGATAACGGTAAGACGGGTAGAGGAGCAGTTAGCGAGAAAGACGCGCCAAAAGAACTACTAGACAAGTTAGAGAAGAAATAA
- a CDS encoding ATPase yields the protein MVKVVKRDGSEEELIYEKIVVSALKTGAPIDIARKIAFMTIGKIYMDNKESISAKELTSIILNYLKAENETWYRNWIAYDRVAKKRETEKELG from the coding sequence ATGGTAAAAGTTGTAAAAAGAGATGGAAGTGAAGAGGAGCTAATTTACGAAAAGATAGTTGTTAGTGCATTAAAAACTGGAGCACCTATAGATATAGCAAGGAAGATAGCCTTCATGACAATCGGTAAAATATATATGGATAACAAAGAGAGCATATCAGCAAAGGAATTAACTTCAATAATACTCAACTATCTAAAGGCAGAAAATGAAACTTGGTATAGAAATTGGATAGCTTATGATAGAGTAGCCAAAAAGAGAGAGACAGAAAAGGAATTAGGATGA
- a CDS encoding transcriptional regulator: MNRKVIAPCEIAVRDIIPVIKSIIVERLYAQGLSQLQIASLMSVSSAEVNYYLKGKRGNEEEKKKLEEDDEFMDLVNSVVRKLISSSDGEVVNICPLCSLARKKLKKNDYSCPYDI; this comes from the coding sequence TTGAATAGAAAAGTAATAGCACCATGCGAAATAGCTGTGAGGGACATAATTCCAGTAATAAAATCGATTATAGTTGAACGACTTTATGCGCAAGGTTTATCTCAATTACAAATAGCTTCTTTAATGAGCGTTAGCTCTGCAGAAGTGAATTATTATTTAAAGGGCAAAAGAGGGAATGAAGAAGAGAAAAAGAAGCTCGAGGAAGATGATGAGTTCATGGATTTAGTTAACTCAGTCGTTAGAAAGTTAATAAGCTCAAGTGATGGCGAAGTTGTAAACATTTGCCCATTATGCAGCCTAGCTAGGAAAAAGTTAAAGAAAAACGATTATTCTTGCCCTTATGATATCTAA
- a CDS encoding GNAT family N-acetyltransferase, producing the protein MINAVQIRKANLSDIEGIYNLYNSLSPDDLYMRFFSFKKLSEQEVLNLTKSSKVTLLAIMDGEIVGEISLYEDGEFSLVVKPEHRRRGIGTMLVENIIGEAKKLGISKVKFFTLPDNIPMIKIGKKLGFTLSFSSDEVFGILILH; encoded by the coding sequence ATGATAAATGCTGTACAAATAAGGAAAGCTAATTTGTCTGACATAGAAGGAATTTACAACCTTTACAATTCTCTCTCGCCAGATGATTTATACATGAGATTTTTTTCTTTTAAAAAGCTCAGCGAGCAGGAGGTACTCAATTTAACTAAGTCCTCAAAAGTGACTTTGTTAGCAATAATGGATGGCGAAATTGTTGGCGAAATTTCGCTGTATGAAGATGGTGAATTTTCCTTAGTAGTAAAGCCTGAGCATAGGAGAAGAGGTATTGGAACAATGCTTGTAGAGAACATCATAGGTGAGGCTAAAAAACTTGGAATAAGCAAAGTTAAATTTTTTACTTTGCCTGATAATATTCCAATGATAAAAATTGGTAAAAAATTAGGCTTCACTTTAAGTTTCTCCTCTGATGAAGTTTTTGGTATCCTCATTTTGCATTAA
- the pyk gene encoding pyruvate kinase yields the protein MRKTKIIATLGPSSIDKVKDLSQFVDIFRINFAHGNTESHKDYVEKIKEYSNSSILVDLPGPKIRVGEIKGKIILKPGDKVVFSPQEGIPVEDPLFYSGVKENSYVLIADGSIKINVTKVEKDRVEGVIIEGGIVTSRKGINIPDIKIPSGVTDNDLKLLEEALDLGVDFIGLSFVLSKDDVIKVKSVAKDKAWVIAKIEKKNAVENLKDIIKAADGVMVARGDLGVEIGLENLPFTQKRIIRFSKLYGKPVILATQVLESMVNAPIPTRAEVIDISNSVSEGVDAIMLSDETAAGNYPVDAVKTLHNIILAVEKRVKTVRPPPLTGDDAIAVASVNVAEISKAKLLVVHSRSGTSIIRISRLRPKVPIIGLSPNKELIKKLKICWGVYPFLTEKQLVSLNDIIAYAEEISKRYVKCNENIVITGGDPTLEEGRTDFIKLHQIVC from the coding sequence ATGCGAAAAACAAAGATTATTGCAACATTAGGTCCTTCAAGCATAGATAAGGTAAAAGATCTTTCACAATTCGTTGATATTTTTAGAATAAATTTTGCTCATGGCAATACAGAAAGTCATAAAGATTATGTTGAGAAAATAAAGGAATACTCAAATTCTTCAATTTTAGTAGATCTCCCTGGACCTAAAATTAGAGTAGGAGAAATAAAAGGTAAAATTATTTTAAAGCCCGGAGATAAGGTGGTTTTCTCTCCTCAAGAAGGAATTCCCGTAGAAGATCCTCTGTTTTATTCTGGAGTTAAAGAAAATTCTTATGTATTAATAGCGGATGGTAGCATAAAAATTAATGTAACAAAAGTTGAGAAAGATAGAGTTGAAGGAGTAATTATTGAAGGAGGTATAGTAACTTCCAGAAAAGGGATTAACATACCAGATATTAAAATTCCTTCGGGAGTTACGGATAATGATTTGAAACTACTTGAAGAAGCTTTAGATTTAGGAGTAGATTTTATTGGTTTGTCCTTTGTTTTAAGTAAAGACGATGTAATAAAGGTAAAAAGTGTTGCTAAAGATAAAGCGTGGGTAATAGCTAAGATTGAAAAGAAGAATGCTGTTGAAAATCTTAAGGATATTATTAAGGCTGCAGACGGAGTAATGGTTGCTAGAGGAGATCTAGGAGTAGAGATAGGCTTAGAAAATCTTCCTTTTACCCAAAAAAGGATAATAAGGTTTTCAAAACTTTACGGAAAGCCTGTTATACTCGCTACTCAAGTCCTTGAATCAATGGTTAATGCTCCTATACCTACCAGAGCTGAAGTCATTGATATTTCTAACTCAGTTTCAGAAGGAGTAGATGCAATAATGTTAAGTGATGAAACAGCAGCAGGTAATTATCCAGTTGATGCAGTGAAGACACTTCATAATATAATTTTGGCAGTGGAAAAAAGAGTGAAAACTGTTAGGCCTCCGCCGCTTACTGGAGATGATGCGATAGCTGTTGCCTCAGTCAATGTTGCGGAAATTTCTAAGGCAAAACTTTTAGTAGTTCACAGTAGGAGCGGAACTTCAATTATAAGAATATCGAGGCTTAGGCCTAAAGTTCCCATAATTGGATTATCTCCCAATAAGGAATTAATTAAAAAATTAAAGATATGCTGGGGAGTTTATCCTTTCCTCACAGAGAAGCAGTTAGTTTCCCTTAACGATATAATAGCGTATGCTGAGGAAATTTCAAAAAGATATGTGAAGTGCAATGAGAACATAGTTATAACTGGAGGAGACCCCACGTTAGAGGAAGGTAGAACTGATTTTATAAAGCTTCATCAGATAGTATGTTAG
- a CDS encoding DUF1955 domain-containing protein: protein MVTDTHELIKSLTEAKERIIDGYVKQGIELLEKTVSSNNISQANWVICNIVDAAKCEYLVEALDSIGKIFDISVCGNVKRVISCYAKVGKYSEFVDIAINSIVSKGKKDQLDKVLNDIGNNGEFLYKLSLAYEKLHDFKKAQELRKKACDNGIPEACENINQVSTSYS from the coding sequence ATGGTAACCGATACTCATGAATTAATAAAATCCTTGACTGAAGCCAAGGAACGAATAATAGATGGTTATGTAAAACAAGGTATAGAATTACTCGAGAAAACAGTTTCATCAAATAATATTTCTCAAGCAAATTGGGTTATTTGTAATATAGTTGATGCCGCAAAGTGTGAATACTTAGTTGAAGCTCTAGATTCTATAGGTAAGATCTTTGATATTTCAGTATGTGGTAATGTGAAGAGAGTAATTTCCTGCTATGCTAAAGTTGGAAAATATAGTGAATTCGTTGATATAGCAATTAATTCTATAGTGAGCAAAGGCAAGAAAGATCAATTAGATAAAGTTTTGAATGATATAGGAAATAACGGAGAATTCTTGTATAAGTTATCTTTAGCTTACGAGAAGCTCCACGATTTTAAGAAAGCTCAAGAATTAAGGAAGAAAGCATGTGATAATGGAATTCCAGAAGCATGCGAAAATATTAACCAAGTATCTACAAGTTATTCATAA